TCATGCCACGCATCCTGAGCGGGACAACGAGCCGACCACCCTCCTTCAGCTGGTGGACCCAGGCGGGCGGGATATCGGCGGCCTGCACGGTGACGACGATGCGGTCGTACGGCGCGTGGCCGGGCACGCCATGCTCGCCGTCGGCTGTGATCACCGTGACGATCCGGTCGTAGCCGGTCGTCTTGAGGAAGTCCTCCGCACGCCGGGTGACGTCGTGGTCGATGTCCATCGTGACGACGTGGCCCCGCCCGCCCACCATCTCGGCGAGGTAGGCCGCGTTCACTCCGCCGGAGCCGATCTCCAGGACGCTCATCCCCGGCTGGATGTCCGCCTGCTCGATCTGCATGGCCTGGATGCGCGGGGCGGACACCGAGCTGATGTTCACGCCCGTCGGGTCCGTCTTCGTGACGGCCGCGAACTCAGCCTCGTAGGTCTTGGCCATGTCCACTTCGGGGGTGGCCAGGTGCCGGGGTACCGAACGGAACGCGGCCACGACGCGGGCACTGCGCGCGGCGCCCAGTTCGATCAGCCGCTCCACCATGGCATCACGCAACTGCTGTTCGGATGCGGGGGCGTTGTCCGTCTCGGACATCGGGGCGGGAGTGTCATTCACATGCATTCTCCTTCTCGGTACTACGTCGTCTTCTTGAACTGGGCCAGCCTGTCTGCGGTGTGGTCGGCCAGGTCAGCGGCGAGTGCGCGCACGTCAAGGGGAAGGCCCTCGTCTTTACTGGCATTGATTCCGGCACCGACGGCGCCGATCAGGTCGAACAACGTGTCGTCGTCTGGTTCCTCGGTTGCCAAGGCGGCTCTCTCTTCTCGTGGCGGTGCGGCCCGCTCCCGCTGTGACCTGTCCTTCTGAGGTCGGGGATACCTCCAGCTCGAACAGCGGGAGCGGGGGTTGAAGGCCCGCCCAAGACGCGGCCGTTCTCCTACGCGACGTGGGCGGGCGGTCTGTTGAGTGGTGCTTTGGTGGGCCACTGGCCGAGGGGACGGGGCTGTGCGGGAGCCGGGGCATTCCGCTGGCGGGCGGCACGCTCGCTCATCGTCCAGTGGAGCTGTTCGAGCCTGAAGACACACCACTGGCAGGCACAGAGAGGAAACGCCGTGCCCGCCACCGCGATCTCGCCCACCTCGGTCACGGGGACGTTCGTCTGCTCGCACCTGAAGCAGCTGCCGTTCGCCCAGTCGAAACGGCTCCACAACTCTCCTGGCCTCACCCCCATGGCGGGCCCCCTCCTGGGAGATGGGGCATCGGGTTACGGCCGACGAGGGGCAGAAAGGCGACGGGGCGCGCATGCCACACGAAGGAGCACGGCCCCGCTGCGAGCGGCAGCGTGAAATCCACACCCAGTTGAAGAGCTGAGACAGCGTCCAGCCAGCTCTGGGCACGTCGGTCCACGAGAAGGTCGATGAAGGCCGGCTCAGCGACCGAGGCGATGACGCGGACTTGAATGCGTGCCCATCGCACAGCCGAAGCGGCGGTCGGCTGCGCGGCACAGCTGATGCGCCGCCCGTCCGTATGACGCCACTCGCACCAGAACCCGGACTCAGGCTCGCAGACGGCGCGTGTCGGCGCGGGAGAGGCGTGAAGGAGCACGGGGTGATCAGGGCGCATGGCCGCCTGCCTCCGGGCAGACCCACAGCAGCCGGCGGGTAAGACTGGCGACGTCGCGCATGTAGAAGAAGGCGCTGAAGGCCGGCGTCTCCTTCGTGGGACGCTCTGACAGCTCCAGCAGCTTGTTCGCCCGTCTGACCAGTTGCCTGATGTCGGGGTCCTCGTCCGCGCCCAGGTCCATGCCGAGAAGCCGGTTCAGCTGCTCGATGACGGCCGTGGTCCTGATGTCGATGCTCTCGCGGGTGGAGGTGCCCAGCTTCATCCTCAGGGCAGCGTCGGTGCTGTCCGCGATCAGCTCCGTGTCGATGGGCTGGTTGTCGACGGCTGGAGCCTTGCGTCTGTCCGTCACGGTGGTCACCACGCATCTCCCCTCGGTACCGCAACGTGCGGCGGCTGCCTCGGTTGCTCGGGTTCGGAGACGAACGTAGAGCGGCCGTCACCCAAGTCCCAAGGAGATTGCGCGAGTTTGCAGCAAGCCGATTGACGGCCCACAACAGTCCATCGACCATCGTCATGTCGCGCAATCCCAAGCAAGGCAGCAGACAGGAGAACCACCATGAAGCTACGGTTCCTTGGTAAGAACTCCACGGTCGGCGACTGCCCGACCCTGTACGCCACAGACCGGGACACCTACCTCGTCCAGGGCTGGAAGATCTTCGCGAACGACCTGCTGATGCAGCTTGAGATCCCGGAGGGGGAGACGGCGGTGGAGGTGCCCACAGAGCTGTTCGAGTACCTCACGAAGGACGACCTGGCCGCCGGGGAGATCAGGCGCGTCGAGGATCCGATCATGATTCTCACGCCGAACGGTACGTTCGTCGTCCAGGGCCGCGAGGTGACCGACCCCGAGGCTCTGGCCCAGATGGAGATTCCGGACTACGAGACCGTGGTCGAGGTCCCCAAGGCCGCGATCACCGCCCTACTGGAGGAACCGCGTGGAGCTGATCTCCAGCGCCGAGCGCAACCAGCTCTTTGAGAGCTTCGCGGAGGACGCATTCCATCTGGAGCTGAGGGACGACTACTCCGTCCCCGACGAGGACAGCCCGTTCACGAGCTGGCTCCGCGGCGAGACCGTCGACTACTCCTACATGGAACCCTGGACGCGGCTCATCAGGTGTGTCACGGGTGAAGGGAAAACCGTCCGACGCGTCCGAGTGGTCACAGAGCCGCACACGCCCTACATCCAGTGGGAGCATGCCACCACCGCCCAGAACGAGAAGGCCGGCGAGGAGATCCGCTGGCTGCCCCGGCACCGCCTGCCGGAGGGCATCACCTTCCCCGTGGGAGGCAACGACTGGTGGCTGTACGACGACCGCCTGCTCGCCGTGGGCCACTTCGCACCCGACGGCAGGGTGCTCGGGTCGGAACTGATCGAGGACCCGAACACCGTGGCCGAGTGCGTACGCCTACGGGACCTGCTGTGGTCCGCCGCCACCCCGCACCCCGAGTACAAGCCCTGACCGACCCGTGAGCACCCAAGCACAAGAGGCACTGCAAGCGCTCGGTGC
The DNA window shown above is from Streptomyces akebiae and carries:
- a CDS encoding DUF6879 family protein, producing the protein MELISSAERNQLFESFAEDAFHLELRDDYSVPDEDSPFTSWLRGETVDYSYMEPWTRLIRCVTGEGKTVRRVRVVTEPHTPYIQWEHATTAQNEKAGEEIRWLPRHRLPEGITFPVGGNDWWLYDDRLLAVGHFAPDGRVLGSELIEDPNTVAECVRLRDLLWSAATPHPEYKP